Proteins found in one Amphiura filiformis chromosome 14, Afil_fr2py, whole genome shotgun sequence genomic segment:
- the LOC140169838 gene encoding uncharacterized protein translates to MIKYRIKMGGDKVKVHLSRKRLDKFPEDHLTEIQEDLVMLDVSRNSIQIIPSTIINYQRLIELDISNNRVYRVPDEIVHLKNLRTLVCKNNRLNCASLPKDFGRCPALETVNFSGNLFIDFPMQFCEIKSITCLHIGGNRIRVLPNQIRELERLEHLYFGGNQLSSIPAELGDLQSLVSLVLCDNRIETLPPELTKLKRLKSLSLHNNQLRTLPPEIISFGELCELSLRGNPLVVRFVRDLTWQPPSLLEMSARVVKNRNITYTEEDLPRNLISYLNSAHRCLNPNCNGVYFESHIEHVKFVDFCGKYRLPLMQYLCSPNCTSPYASSSSSSSETESEDDMPVSKNTLKMVLLG, encoded by the exons ATGATTAAATACCGTATTAAAATGGGAGGCGATAAAGTGAAAGTTCATCTCTCCCGAAAACGACTCGACAAATTCCCGGAAGATCATCTCACGGAGATACAGGAAGATCTTGTCATGCTTGATGTCAGCCGAAACTCCATCCAAATTATACCATCAACAATCATCAACTACCAACGGCTTATAGAATTGGACATAAGTAATAACCGAGTTTATAGAGTTCCAGATGAAATTGTACATTTGAAAAACCTCAGAACGTTAGTATGCAAAAACAATCGGTTAAATTGTGCCTCATTGCCAAAAGATTTTGGACGATGCCCTGCTTTGGAGACTGTAAACTTTAGTGGAAACCTGTTCATAGATTTCCCAATGCAATTCTGTGAAATCAAATCTATAACGTGTCTTCATATAGGAGGGAACAGGATAAGGGTTCTTCCAAATCAAATTCGAGAACTAGAAAG ACTCGAACACCTGTATTTTGGAGGCAACCAACTCTCGAGCATCCCTGCCGAATTAGGCGACCTTCAAAGTCTTGTATCCCTAGTATTGTGCGACAATCGTATCGAAACTCTCCCACCAGAACTCACCAAACTAAAAAGACTCAAATCACTCAGTCTTCACAACAACCAATTAAGAACGCTTCCACCGGAAATCATCTCATTTGGGGAACTCTGCGAGCTGAGTCTACGGGGAAACCCGTTGGTGGTGCGTTTTGTACGCGACCTGACGTGGCAACCTCCGAGTCTGCTGGAGATGTCGGCAAGAGTTGTGAAGAATCGCAATATCACGTACACAGAGGAAGATCTTCCAAGGAATTTGATCAGCTACCTGAATTCAGCGCATAGGTGTCTAAATCCAAACTGCAATG GTGTCTACTTTGAATCCCACATTGAACacgtcaaatttgttgacttctgCGGCAAATACCGCCTACCGCTGATGCAATACCTCTGCTCGCCAAACTGTACCTCGCCATATGCGTCCAGCTCCAGCAGCAGTAGCGAGACGGAGTCGGAGGACGATATGCCAGTTTCaaaaaacactttaaaaatgGTGCTACTTGGGTGA